The nucleotide window CTCAACTTCCACTTTGCCCCGGGCGGTGTTGCGGTGGACGCCAACGGCACCGTCTACGTCACCAACCAGACCATGTACGGGCGCGTAGTGGCGTTGCCGGCGGGATCCAGCACGCCGACGGTAAAGCCGTTCAACGGGCTTTACGAACCCCAAGGGGTAGCGGTCGACAACACCGGCAAGATCTATGTCAGCGATTTCAACAACCGTGTGGTGTCGTTGGCATCGGGTTCCAACACTCAGGTTGAGCTGCCGTTCACCGGCCTCAACTACCCCGAGGGCGTCGCCGTCGACGCCCAAGGCAACGTCTACGTCGCCGACCGCGGCAACAACCGGGTGCTGAAGCTGCCGGCCGGCTCCACCGAGCAGGTCGTACTGCCATTCAACGGCCTGAAAAACCCCGACGGTGTAGCCGTCGATTCCGACGGCAACATTTACGCCACCGACACCGACAACAACCGCGTGCTGAAGCTGGACGCCGGCACCGCTAACCAATCGGTACTGCCGTTCTCCGGGCTGACCGCGCCATGGGGCATCGCGGTGGACAGCGCCGGCAACGTTTATGTCACCGAACACGACGACAACGTGGTGGCAAAGCTCCCAGCAGGGTCAACCCAGTCGACCGAGTTGCCGTTCACCGGCCTTAACACGCCGTTGTCGGTGGCGGTTGACCAGAAGGGCAACGTCTACGTCGCCGACCGCGGCAACGGCAGGGTGCTCAAACTCGCTCAGGGTTCCTAAAGCCGGTCACCGCCTGCGGGTGGCCACAAACCGGATTGCCGCGGCGACGAGGTTGATTGCGGCCACCAGGATGATCAGAGTCAAAGCCGCCCCCCACACCCGCAGGAAACCGGCGTGTTCAGGGTTGGTGAGTTCGGTGTAGATCAGCAACGGCAGCGAGGCCATGTTCCCGTTGAAGATGTCGAAGTTGATCGACCGGCTGTATCCGACCAGCACCAGCACCGGCGCCGTCTCACCGATCACGCGCGCAACCGACAGCAAGACACCCGACACAATGCCCGGCATCGCAATCGGGACGACGATGCGCACGATGGTTTTCCATTTCGGAACCCCCAACGCGAAGCTGGCTTCGCGTAGTTCGTCGGGCACCAACCGCAGCATCTCCTCGGCGGAGCGCACCACTACCGGCAGCATCAACAGGACCAACGCCAATGACACGGCGAAGGCGCTCTGCTGAAATTTCATGGTGGCAATCCACAAGCTGAAGACGAACAATGCCGCCACAATCGAGGGCACCCCGGCCAGCACATCGACCATGAAGGTGGTGATCCGGGCCAGTCGACCAGTGCCGTATTCGACCAGATAGACCGCCGTCATCAAACCCAGCGGCACGGCCAGTACAGCCGCCACCCCGGCCTGCACCAGCGTCCCGTACAACGCGTGATACACGCCGCCGGCAAACTGCTCTGGCAACACACCACGCAGTGAGTGCGTCCACCAGTCTTCCCTGGTGATCGCGTACCAGCCACGCGCGATTACCACCCCCAACAGCCAGATCAACGGCACCAGCGCGACCGCGAACGAACCAAAGAACACCACCGTGGCAACGGTGTTCTTGATTCGCCGTGCGCGGCTTAGCGGGCGGAACACCGCCGTTTTGACCGGCCGGTCCAGGGCGTCAAGACTCATCCGTTGACCTTGCCGCCAGCGATGGCGCGCGCCATGGCGTTGACCAGGAACGTGAGGACGAACAGCGCAAAACCGGCGGATATGTAGGCACCAGTCGGCAGCGGTTCACTGAACTCGGATGCCGCGGAGGCAATCTTGGAGGCAAACGTGTAGCCGCCATCGAAAAGGGACCAGTTACCCGGGCGTGCGGCCGAACGCAAGATAATCAGCACGGCAACGGTTTCGCCCAGGGCACGGCCCAAGCCCAGCATTGATGCCGCCACCACTCCGCTACGGCCGAACGGCAGCACGGTCATCCGCACCACCTCCCATTTCGTCGCGCCAAGAGCCTGTGCCGCTTCGATCTGAATCGTTGGGGTCTGCCGGAACACTTCACGCGATACCGACGTGATGATGGGCAGGATCATCACCGACAGCACGATGCCAGCGGTGAAAATCGTGCCCCCGCCGGCCAATGACACATTGCCTTGCTTGAACAAAAACAGCCACCCAAGGTTGCGGTTGAGAAATCTGGCGACCGGCTCCAGCTTTGGCGCCAATACGAAGATTCCCCATAACCCAAAAATGATCGACGGCACCGCGGCCAGCAGGTCAACAATTGCACCGAACGGCCGGGACAGCCTTTTGGGCGCATATTGAGTGAGGAACACCGCGATTCCGACCGCGACCGGCACCGCTAACACCAAAGCGCTAACCGAACTGAGCACCGTAACCATGAACAGATCACGAATACCGAACGCCAACTTCTCATCGTCGGCCGTATTGAATTCGTTGCTGGTGAAGAAATTAACGTGGTTCGCGCGTAGCGCCGGGATAGCTCGGACCAACAGGAAAATCGCGATCAGCAGGATTGAGATCACGATCGTCATACCGGCCGTCGACGCGAAAAGCTTGAACAGCCAGTCGGCCCGCCGCGACGGGCGCGCGCCAACCCCTATCGGCGCGCGCTTGGCCAGCGGGCCTCGGACCACCGTCGACCCCGAATCAGGTGATCGCGTTGACCGCCGTCGATAGCCGTGCCTTGAATTCGTCCGGAATAGGGATATAGCCGTTGTCCTCCAAGCCATTCTGACCCGCACCAATGGTGGATTGCAGGAACGCCTTTACGGCGGTACCGACCGCCGAGTCGGGATACTTTGAACAGACAATCTCGTAGGTCGCCAACACGATCGGGTAGGAACCGGGCTTGGTGGGCTTGTAGAACGAGACGGTGTCAAGCACCAGATCGTTGCCCTGCCCCATGATCGAGGCTCCGGCAATGGTCTTGCCGACCGACTCGGTGCTGATCGCCACCGGGTCGGGACTAGCCGAGGTGATGATCTTGGCCATGGTCAAGCGTTGCGCCTGAGCAAAGGACCACTCGTTATAGGTGATCGACCCCTCGGTGTTCTTGATGGCCGCCGACGTACCGTCGTTGCCCTTGGCGCCCTCACCGACCCCGCCTTGGAACGATTTGCCGGCGCCCTTGCCCCAAGCACCGTCGGAAGCGGAGTCAAGGTAACGCTGGAAATTGTCCGTGGTACCAGACTCGTCGCTACGGAACACCACGTGGATGGGAGTCCCGGGCAGGTTGGTGCCGGAGTTGAGCGCCGCAATCGCCGGGTCGTTCCAGGTGGTGATGGCACCATTGAAGATCTTGGCCAGGGTGGGGCCATCCAGGTTGAGTGAACTGACCCCGTTGATGTTGTAGGTGACGGCGATGGGGCCGAACACCACCGGCAGGTTCCACGCCGGCGATCCGCCGCAGCGTTGTTGCGCCGCCGCCGCCTCATCGCTGCTAAGGGGTGAGTCCGAGCCACCGAAATCGGTTTGATTGCCGTTGAATTCACTGATCCCCGCACCCGATCCGTTGCCGGTGTAGTTCAGGGTCTGGCCCGGGCACGCCTGCTCGAAAGCCTTGACGAAGCGGGTCATCGCGTTCGCCTGCGCCGTCGACCCACTGGCCTTCAACGTCTTCTTCCCACCACAACTCACATTGCCCGCCGATTGGCCTGCCGTTGCGCCTCCACCGGTCGCGTTGTTGTCGCTACCACACGCTGATAAGACCAGAGCGCCCGAAGCCAGGACACTCAGCGCGGCGCCAAATCGGTTGAGTTTCAATACAGTTCCTAACGGTCGAAATGAAACATATTCGCCGCCGACGCTCGGCCGCGGCCGTCAACCAGCTTTCTTCGCAGCATGGACGCTACATTAGCAACAGCGAACCCCCGATTACAGGCCGCTGAACACTGATCCCCGGCCCACACCATCTTGTCGGGGATGTTGTCGGAATCCCGCCGGGGATCTTGGGACATGCCTATTGCCAGCAGTTGCCAGCCATTCCGCCCGCCGCAGGCCCGTTACAATTCCGCCACCCTGTGACAAACTAGAACCTGTTCCAGAAGTACCCCAAGCTCGAGACGGCGAGGGTCGCTGCCGTGTCGGCCGACAACTGAAACGAGGCCACAGTGATCCTCGACAGGTTCCGCCTGGACGACCAGGTCGCCGTTATCACAGGAGCCGGCCGCGGCCTGGGTGCGGCGATCGCACTGGCCTTTGCCGAGGCCGGCGCCGATGTCGTTATTGCTTCGCGTACCCAGTCCCAGCTGGAGGAGGTCGCCGAACGGGCCCGCTCCACCGGCCGTCGCGCCCATGTCGTCACAGCGGACCTCGCCCATCCCGAGGCCACCGCGGAGCTGGCCGGTCAGGCGGTCGAAGCATTCGGAAAACTAGATGTCGTCGTCAATAACGTCGGCGGGACCATGCCCAACACGCTGCTGACCACCTCGACCAAAGACCTCAAGGACGCCTTCACCTTCAATGTCGCCACCGCCCATGCGCTGACCGTCGCAGCGGTGCCGCCGATGCTGGAGCATTCCGGCGGCGGCAGCATTATCAACATCACCTCGACCATGGGTCGGCTCGCCGGGCGCGGTTTCGCGGCATACGGCACCGCAAAAGCCGCCTTAGCCCACTACACCAGGCTCGCCGCCCTGGACCTGTGTCCACGCATCCGGGTCAACGCGATCGCCCCGGGATCTATCCTCACCTCCGCGTTGGACGTGGTGGCCTCCGACGACGAGCTGCGCGAGCCGATGGAGCGAGCGACACCGTTGCGCCGGATCGGCGACCCGATCGACATCGCTTCTGCAGCAGTGTATTTGGCATCTCCCGCGGGGAGCTTCCTGACCGGAAAGACGCTCGAGGTCGACGGTGGCCTCACCTTCCCCAACCTCGACATACCGATTCCCGACCTGTGAGGAGCCCCCATGGCCATACCCGTCGTCCAGCTCGGCACCGGCAATGTCGGCATTCACTCGCTGCGAGCGCTGATCACCAACCCAGATTTCGAGCTCACCGGCGTTTGGGTGTCCTCAGACGCCAAAGCGGGTAAAGACGCGGCCGAGCTTGCTGGATTTGCGGAGGCCACCGGAGTCCAGGCCAGCACCGACCTGGATGCCGTGCTGGCCACCGGGCCGCGGTGTGCGGTGTACAACGCGATGGCCGACAACCGACTGCCCGAGGCGCTCGACGACTATCGGCGCGTGCTGGCCGCCGGGGTAAACATCGTCGGCAGCGGCCCCGTGTTTTTGCAATACCCGTGGCAAGTACTTCCCGAGGAACTCATAAAGCCACTGGAAGATGCTGCGCACGAAGGTAATTCAAGTCTATATGTGAGTGGAATCGACCCTGGCTTCGCCAATGATCTGCTGCCGCTGGCGCTGGCCGGCACGTGTCAAAGCATCGAACAGGTGCGCTGCATGGAGATCGTCGACTACGCCACCTATGACAACGCCGTAGTCATGTTCGACGTGATGGGCTTCGGCAAACCGATGGACGAGATTCCGATGCTGCTGCAGCCGGGTGTGCTGAGTTTGGCGTGGGGCTCGGTGGTCCGTCAACTTGCTGCGGGCCTGGGTCTTTCACTGGATACGGTCGAAGAAACGTATGTCCGAAAGCCGGCGCCGGAGGCCTTCGACATCGCGTCTGGTCACATCCCCACGGGCAGCGCGGCCGCGTTGCGGTTCGAGGTCCTGGGATTGGTGGACGGTGCTCCCGCGGTGGTGCTCGAACACGTCACCCGATTGCGCGAGGACCTGTGCCCCGATTGGCCGCAACCGGCGCAGCCGGGTGGTTCCTACCGAGTGGAAATCACCGGGGAGCCGTCCTACGCCATGGACCTGTGCCTGGGCAGCCGGCGCGGAGACCACAACCATGCCGGGCTCGTCGCCACCGCGATGCGGATCGTCAACGCGATTCCCGCGGTGGTGGCCGCCGGGCCCGGTATCCGGACCACCCTCGAACTGCCGCTGGTCACTGGCAGGGGGCTTTACCTCACCGGTTAGCCGCAGTGCGGTTGGCCGCCCACGCTGCTACGACTACGATCACGACCTGCGGCGATAACCAGCGCCGGACGCCACGACGATGGGACGATGGGCAGGTAGGCATGACCGCAACTGCACAGGATGACACCGCGGCGCCGCGGTTCGACGGGCTGCGTGCGCTGTTCATCAACGCAACGCTGAAGCGCTCGCCAGAGATCAGCCACACCGACGGGCTGGTTGAGCGCAGCTCACAGATCATGCGTAAGCATGGCGTCGAAGTGGACAGTTTCCGCGCTATCGACCATGACATCGCCTCCGGCGTGTGGCCGGACATGACCGAACACGGCTGGGAAACCGATGAATGGCCCGCCCTTTACCGGCAGGTCCTCGACGCGGACATCCTGGTGTTGTGCGGGCCGATCTGGTTGGGCGACAACAGTTCGGTGATGAAGCGGGTGATCGAGCGCCTCTACGCATGCTCGAGCCTGCTCAACGAGAACGGCCAGTACGCGTACTACGGTCGCGTCGGCGGGTGCCTCATCACCGGAAACGAAGACGGTGTCAAGCATTGCGCGATGAACGTGCTCTACAGCCTGCAGCATCTGGGTTACACCATCCCGCCGCAAGCCGATGCCGGCTGGATCGGCGAGGCCGGTCCGGGTCCGTCGTACCTCGATCCGGGCTCGGGCGGCCCGGAAAATGACTTCACCAACCGCAACACCACATTCATGACCTACAACTTGATGCACCTCGCGCAGATGTTGCGCACCACCGGCGGCATCCCGGCGTATGGCAATCAACGCACCAAGTGGGATGCCGGCTGCCGGCCGGACTTCGCCAATCCCGACTACCGCTGAGGCGAAGGACCGCGAAATGGGCCACCGGTAACGGCCGAAGCAGTTTCGGCTAACCTCACTTTATTATTCGGGGACGCTAATCGAAGGCCGGTGCATTGGCGCAGGACACCCAAACCTCGCTCAAGACGAGCTGGTATCTGCTGGGCCCCGCTTTCGTCGCGGCCATCGCCTACGTCGACCCCGGCAACGTCGCGGCCAACGTCAGCTCCGGCGCTCAATTCGGCTATCTGCTGCTGTGGGTGATCGTCGCGGCAAACATCATGGCCGGCCTGGTTCAGTACCTGTCCGCCAAGTTGGGCCTGGTGACCGGACGGTCACTGCCCGAGATCATTGGCACCCGGATGGGCCGACCCGCCCGGTTGACCTACTGGGTGCAGGCCGAGATCGTCGCGATGGCAACCGATTTGGCCGAAGTAATCGGCGGCGCGGTGGCGTTGCGCATCTTGTTCGGCTTGCCGTTGACGATCGGCGGAATCATCACCGGGCTGGTTTCGCTGTTGCTGTTGCTCATCCAGGATCGTCGAGGCCAGCGCCTGTTCGAACGCGTGATCACCGGACTGCTGCTGGTGATTGCCATCGGCTTTACCGCCAGTTTCTTTGTTGCGACACCGCCGCCTACCGACGTATTCGGTGGCCTGGTACCGCGCTTTCAAGGCACCGAAAGCGTGCTGCTGGCCGCGGCGATCCTGGGAGCCACCGTCATGCCGCACGCGGTGTATCTGCATTCGGGTCTGTCCCGCGATCGGCACGGACATCCAGCCCCGGGACCGCAGCGGCGCTGGCTACTGCGCGTTACCCGGTGGGACGTGGGTCTGGCGATGGTCGTCGCGGGCGGGGTCAACGCCGCAATGTTGCTGGTCGCCGCGCTCAACCTGCAGGGCCGCCAGGATACGGCCTCCATCGAAGGCGCCTACACCGCCGTCCACGACACGTTGGGCGCGACGATCGCGGCACTGTTTGCGATCGGATTGTTGGCGTCGGGCTTGGCCTCGACGTCGGTGGGTGCCTATGCCGGCGCCATGATCATGCAGGGATTGCTGTACTGGTCGGTTCCCATGGTGGTAAGGCGCCTGATCACATTGTGCCCAGCCCTGACCGTCCTGGCCGTGGGCCTGGATCCAACCCGCACGTTGGTGCTTTCTCAGGTCGTGCTGTCGTTCGGGATACCGTTCGCGATACTTCCCTTGGTCAGGCTGACCAGCAATCCGGAGGTCATGGGCGCCGATACCAACCATCGCGCCACGACGTTGGTCGGCTGGGTGGTCGCGGTGCTGATCACCCTGCTCAACGTGGTGCTCATCTATCTGACCGCGGCAGGCTGATTCCCAGTTCAGGCCCGTCGCGCGCAGGCCGGCGGTGAAACGGCTGCTCTGTTTTCACGCTGGCCACGACAGCATCGGTCAAAATAGGTAACGTCAACGTCCATTAGGCCGGCGGGAGTCAACTTGGTTCACGATAAGGTGCGCCGCGGTCCCAGACCCATTCATCGAAGGGCGACGGGCTGAATGCCGTCGCGCCGCCATCCCTACTTCGCATACGGATCCAACCTGTGCGTCGGGCAGATGGCGGTGCGCTGCCCGGACGCGACAGATCCGCGGCCCGCGGTGCTGGCCAATCACGACTGGCTGATTAATGAGCGCGGGGTGGCCACCGTCGAGCCGTTCGCCGGAAGTCAGGTGCACGGTGTGCTCTGGCAAGTCTCCGACCACGACCTGGCCGTCCTGGACTCCGCCGAGGGAGTGCCCATCCGCTACCGGCGCAACCGGCTCAGCGTGCACACCGACCACGGACCGACGCCGGCGTGGGTCTATATCGACCACCGGGTAACTCCCGGTCCGCCCCGGCCGGGATATCTGACGCGGGTCATCGACGGCGCCGTCCATCACGGGCTACCGCAACGCTGGATCGATTTTCTGCACCGCTGGGACCCCGCACGGTGGCCGCAACCGCGGCCGCGGGCCACCTCGGGACCGGCACCGCAGTCGCTGGCAGCGCTGTTGCGCGAGCCCGGCGTCAGCGAGGTCAGCCAACTGCGGTCACGGTTCGGTTTTCTTGCCATCCACGGCGGCGGGCTGGAGAAGATGACCGACATCATCGCCGAGCGCGCCGCTCAGGCCGCGGACGCATCGGTGTACATCCTGCGTCATCCCGACCGGTACCCGCATCACCTGCCGTCGGCCCGGTTCGACCCCGCGCAATCGCCGAGGCTGGCCGAGTTCCTTGACCACGTTGACGTCGCGGTCGCGCTGCACGGCTACGGCCGTATCGGCCGCGGCGCCCAACTGCTGGCCGGCGGACGCAACCGCACGCTGGCCGCCCACCTCTCCCGGCACCTCCACTTGCCCGGCTACCAGATAGTGACCGATCTCGACGCCATTCCGCCCGAGCTGCGTGGGATGCACCCGGACAACCCGGTCAATCGGGTACGCGGCGGCGGGACGCAGCTGGAACTCTCTATTCGAGTCCGGGGACTCAGCCCGCGCAGCCCCCTAGCCGGGGACGACGGCTTGTCGCCGGTGACCACCGCGCTGGTGCGGGGCCTAGCAGCCGCGGCGCGTTCCTGGTAAGCCTGGCTAAGGAATGCTAGGGAAACGCGGCGAGACCTGTTGAACGGAGATGGCGGGTGGCCAACGAATTTCGCTTCGGGGTAAGCGTTCGCTTCATCAAATCGCGTGCGGCACTGCAAGAGAAGGCGCGGCGGGCAGAAGACCACGGGTTCGACATCCTCTGCGTGCCCGATCATCTCGGTGCGGCCGCCCCCTTTCCGACGCTGACCGCGGCGGCCATGGTCACCACGAAGATCCGCTTGAGCATGTATGTGCTCAATGCCGGCTTCTACAAGCCCGCGCTGCTCGGTCGCGATGTCGAGGCGCTGGACCTGCTCAGTGACCGCCGGCTAGAAGTCGGCCTGGGCACCGGTTACGTCCGGGAGGAATTCGAGGCCGCCGAGCTCCCCTACCCCAGCGCCGGTGAGCGGGTGGACTACCTCCAACACATGACGACCTACCTGAAAGAACACCACCCGACGGTGCCGATGTTGATCGCGGGCAACGGCAACCGGGTGATGACGCTGGCCGCCCAGCAGGCCGACATCATCGGGCTGACCGGATCGAATATTTGCGGGGCCGCAGACCCGCTGGCCGAGCGCGTCGACTTCGTCCGCAAAGCCGCCGGCGACCGGTTTGCGGCGCTCGAGCTGAACCTGGCGATCACCGCACTACCCGCCAACGGCGAAACCGCACCCGATTTGACCATGACCCGTCGGTACGCACCGGAGTTATCCGACGAGCAGATACTGGCGCTGCACTCGGTGCTCAGCGGTTCACCGCGCGAGATTGCCGACACGTTGTGCGAATACCGCGATATTTACGGGGTGACGTCCTTCACCGTGCAGGACAACCACCTGGACAGTTTCGCGAAGGTGATCGCCGAGCTGCGCTGAGCCGGCTCCCCGGTAAGCTCAGCCCCGCCGCCCTCGTAGCTCAGGGGATAGAGCACGGCTCTCCTAAAGCCGGTGTCGCAGGTTCGAATCCTGCCGGGGGCACTCGCCGCTTTGTACGACCTCGGCTGCGGCTTGACATTTCTGCTCGGATGACGCCCGAATGGTGTCGCGGCTGCAGGTGCCGACGGAAGCTCATGATGACGGGAGTCGCCGGGGTCTGGTCGTCGCTGGCGAGGATCGACCGAGTTCAGCGGCCGTCTTGAACCGTCACGCGCTGGCGCCCAACGGAATTCGGCAGACGACACACTCAACGATGGGCACGGCCCTGATCTCGAGACACGACACGACGGGCGCGCCACGCCGACCACCGGCCTCAAGTTGCGGCGCATCGCCGAGCAAAATCCTTGATCGGAGTGTCCCAGCACGACATCGACGACGACGTGCATCCCACGCCTAAGCCACCCGTTCGCCCCGGTGAAAAGCGACCTGGCCGCCGGACGGCGATCCGGCCCCTGACGACGTTCATCGGTATCGGCCCGCAGTGCTGCGGCGTCGGCACGCTAGTGTGCTTCGGTCGGCTTCAGCGAACAAGCCGATAGAAGAGTTGGGCAAAATTCATGACCGCAGCAACAGAAGCGTCGACGCTCGAGTCGCGGGTCGGCCACTACTACCAGATGGACGACACCTATCTGGTGGGCCGCGAGAAGGTACGCGAGTACGCCCGTGCCGTGCAGGACTATCACCCCGCGCACTGGGACAAAGCCGCCGCAGCCGAACTGGGATATTCGGACTTGGTGGCACCGCTGACGTTCACGTCTGTCCCGGGCATGACCTGCAATCGGCGCATGTTCGAATCCGTGGTCGTCGGCTACGACACCTACATGCAGACCGAAGAGGTCTTCGAGCAGCACCGCCCGATCGTGGCCGGCGACGAACTGCACGTCGACGTCGAGCTAGCGTCGGTGCGCCGGATCGCCGGCAGAGATCTGATCACCGTGACCAACACCTTCACCGACGCGGCCGGCGAGCGGGTGCACACCTTGCACACCACCGTTGTGGGCATCACCGCCGAGGACGTCGATCCGGCGATCAAGGCGGTCGTGCAGAGAGCGATGATGCACGACGTGAATATCCTCGACGGATCGGATGCCGCTTACCGGAAGACCGTACGTCCCGAAGGGGAGGTTCGGCTCGCCGAAGCGGGCACGACCCGCATGCCGGGGACACCGTCCTTCGAGGACGTGCAGGTCGGTGACGAACTTCCGGTACACCACGCCCGGTTGTCCCGAGGTGACCTCGTCAACTACTCCGGCGTGGCCGGTGACGCCAACCCCATTCACTGGAACGAGGACATCGCCAAGATGGCGGGGCTGCCCGACGTGATCGCCCACGGCATGCTCACCATGGCCCTGGGTGCGGGATTCGCGTCCGGGTGGTCGGGCGACCCCGGGGCGGTTACCCGCTACGCGGTGCGGCTGTCCCAGCCCGCGATCGTATTGGCACTCGACGGTGCGGATATCGAATACAGCGGCCGGATCAAGTCGCTGGACCCGGCGACCCGCACCGGCGTCGTCATCGTCGGCGCGAAGTCCGGTGGCCGAAAGATCTTCGGCCTGGCGACGCTGAACGTCCGCTTCCGCTGACCTGGCAGCACCCGCGACGACGACACGGGGCAACCGCTGTGCGCAAATCCTCGCAGTTTTGTCCTCGCACCATGTCGGCCCCGGATGCCGAAATTGCCAACGTCGAGCAAGCTACCCCCGCTCGGTGGTGCGCAAATTTCTCGACCGGACTGATGTTCCACCGCTGGCGAGTATCAGCCCAGACCATCTCGAGTCGACGAGGGTAACGAGCGAAAAGTACCTAGCGGCTCACTCGCCAGTTGCCGCGTGGCGCGCCAAGAGACGAATTCTTTCATTCCGGCAAGGATTGCCGCCAAAGCTGGCGCCGTTTCGGAATAGACGAAGTACCCTTCAGCCAGGGAGTGCCTTTCTTTTCGGTTCTCAAGACGCAAAGCAAGAACTAATTCCGTTGAAGAACAGAAACTTCGGCGCTTCTGTCGGGAAGTGTCGGCTGAGCAGATCTGACGATTGGGGTTAGGAGAATCCGATGAGCTATGTGGTCACCCAGCCGGACAGGTTAGCGGCAGCGGCGGGGGATCTGCAGGAGATCGGCGCCGCGGTCAGTGCACAGAACTCGACCGCCGTCGCCCCCACCACAGGCGTGGCTCCCGCAGCCGCCGACCAGGTCTCGGCCGTGACCGCGGCACGGTTCAGCGCACATGCGCAGCTGTATCAGGCGATAAGCGCGCACGCCATGGGGATTCACGACATGTTCGTTTCCGCCCTGGCCGCCGGCGCCAATTCTTACGAGGCGACCGAGGCCGCCAATGTA belongs to Mycobacterium basiliense and includes:
- a CDS encoding fused (3R)-hydroxyacyl-ACP dehydratase subunits HadA/HadB, yielding MTAATEASTLESRVGHYYQMDDTYLVGREKVREYARAVQDYHPAHWDKAAAAELGYSDLVAPLTFTSVPGMTCNRRMFESVVVGYDTYMQTEEVFEQHRPIVAGDELHVDVELASVRRIAGRDLITVTNTFTDAAGERVHTLHTTVVGITAEDVDPAIKAVVQRAMMHDVNILDGSDAAYRKTVRPEGEVRLAEAGTTRMPGTPSFEDVQVGDELPVHHARLSRGDLVNYSGVAGDANPIHWNEDIAKMAGLPDVIAHGMLTMALGAGFASGWSGDPGAVTRYAVRLSQPAIVLALDGADIEYSGRIKSLDPATRTGVVIVGAKSGGRKIFGLATLNVRFR
- a CDS encoding PE family protein, with amino-acid sequence MSYVVTQPDRLAAAAGDLQEIGAAVSAQNSTAVAPTTGVAPAAADQVSAVTAARFSAHAQLYQAISAHAMGIHDMFVSALAAGANSYEATEAANVIAAG
- a CDS encoding LLM class F420-dependent oxidoreductase; the encoded protein is MANEFRFGVSVRFIKSRAALQEKARRAEDHGFDILCVPDHLGAAAPFPTLTAAAMVTTKIRLSMYVLNAGFYKPALLGRDVEALDLLSDRRLEVGLGTGYVREEFEAAELPYPSAGERVDYLQHMTTYLKEHHPTVPMLIAGNGNRVMTLAAQQADIIGLTGSNICGAADPLAERVDFVRKAAGDRFAALELNLAITALPANGETAPDLTMTRRYAPELSDEQILALHSVLSGSPREIADTLCEYRDIYGVTSFTVQDNHLDSFAKVIAELR